CATGATTGTGGCCGCTGATGAAAGAGAAGCTGGTCAGAGAGCGCTTTTGAACCTTGGCCATACATTTGGTCACGCTTTTGAAGGCGCTGTCTCCTATGAAACCGAGCGCCTAGTGCACGGAGAAGGCGTTGCTCTTGGTATGATCCTTGCCCATCGTTTTTCAAACCAGCTTGGCTTATGCTCTGAAGAAGATGTAGTACGTGTCGAAGCTCATTTGAATGCTGTGGGACTTCCCACAAAGCCAAGTCAAATACCGGGCCAGTTACCATCAGCAGAGTTTTTCTTGGATATGATTAAGCAGGACAAAAAAGTAAGCCGCGGGAAATTGACCTTTATCCTCACCAAAGGGATCGGTCAGTCTTTTATCGATACCACTGTCGATGAACATACACTTCTGACTTACCTTCAGGAGCAGTTGAAATCATGACCGAATTCCCGCTTTGGCTCTCAATTGGCTTTATTTTCTTCCTGCTCTTTCTATCAGGTTTTTTTTCCGGGTCAGAAACTGCATTAACCGCTGCATCGCGTGCGCGCATGCACCAGCTGGAAAAGGCTGGCAACAAGCGAGCACTCGTCGTCTCAAAACTAATAGCTGCCCGAGAGCGTTTGATTGGCGCCTTGCTACTTGGCAATAATCTCGTCAATATTTTAGCTTCGGCCATGGCAACCTCCTTGTTGCTCGATCTTTTTGGGGATGCAGGTGTCGCTTATGCTACACTTATAATGACCCTCATGGTTTTGATATTTTCAGAGGTTCTTCCCAAAACATGGGCTATCACTCATGCCGACAACTTTGCACTGGCTGTTGCACCAATTCTAAAGCCTCTCGTCTCCGTACTTAGTCCTTTTGTAAGCGCAATCCAGTTTCTTGTAAGAGCCCTGCTCTGGTGCGTTGGAGTAAAAATTGACGGTTCGCAAGCCGTCTTGTCAGCCCATGACGAGCTTAGAGGCACTGTTGATCTTCAGCATAAAGAAGGTGGCTTGATAAAAGCGGACAGAGACCGTATTGGCGGCCTTCTTGACCTCGCAGAGTTGGAAGTTAGTGACGTCATGGTTCACAGAACCAAGCTGGTAGCTATCAATGGAGGCCTGCCTGCAGAAGAAATAGTTCAAGAGGTTCTTTCTAGCCCGTACACTCGAATTCCGGTCTGGAAAGATAACCCAGACAATTTCATTGGCTTGCTGCATGTAAAGAATGTCCTGAGGGCCTTGGCGGCTGTCAAAGGTGACTTTGAAAAGTTTGACCTCTCCGAAGTCATTGCCCCCCTCTGGTTTGTGCCCGACACCACTAGCCTACAAGGTCAGCTCAATGCCTTCTTGAAACGGAAAAGCCACTTTGCTCTGGCTGTTGACGAATACGGCGAAGTGATGGGGCTCATAACTCTGGAAGACATTCTTGAGGAAATTGTTGGCGAAATTGCCGATGAACATGACATAGATTTACCGGGGCTCATCCCTCAAGCGGATGGATCAGTAATTATCGAAGGTTCTATTCCCATACGAGACTTGAACCGTGCGACTGACTGGGACTTACCGGATGAAGAGGCAACAACAATTGCGGGCCTTGTAATCCATGAGGCAAGAATGATTCCTGAAGAACGTCAGGTATTCACCTTTCATGGCTTCCGGTTCACGGTATTACAGCGGGAGAAAAACCGCATTACACGGCTGCGCGTCTTGCCACTCACAAGCACTAAGCGAAAAGTACGGCAGAGCACTTCGCAGTAAAGTTAAAGTCAAAGAAACTAGGGCTCCTAAGGAGCCCTTTTTTAAGTTTCTAGCAACAGAATGAAAAGAATGCATCAAGCCGCCGAGTTAGGCCCCTCGCGCCTCTATGGCTAAAGCATGAATTCCACCTGCCAGCTCTTCTGCTAAACATTCATTAATCATCCGATGCATTGCCACACGCGTTTTCCCACTAAACTCTGTGGAAACAATCTTGATTCGAAAATGAGTATCCCCCCCTTCACGCCAACCTGCATGTCCACGATGTTGTTCGGATTCATCGATAACTTCCAGCAGTATTGGTGAAAACTCTGCCATCAGCTTTGAATATATGATAGTGTCTTTCGTCATGCATTCTTTATTGGCTGCAATGAAACTCTGGTCAAGCCCTTGCCATTGGGCCACTCTTACATCTATCTATACCGGTTCTCTTATTTACCGATCAACCGCAATTAAGTTGGGTCACTGAAGGCGAAACATGAAGCTGAATTCCTCCCTATTCGACAGCATTCGCGTAAAACCGGACAAGGACCGGCAGGCCAACAAAAGCACTCCTCAATGCGAGTGGGAAGGCTGTGTACGTCCTGGCGTCCATAAAGCGCCAAAAGGACGTGATCATGAAGGGCAGTATTTTCACTTCTGCGTGGATCACGTCAAAGCCTATAATAAAAACTACAACTACTTTAACGGCATGGATGATGACGCCGTAAGAAGTTACCAAAAAGATTCGGCCACTGGTCATCGGCCTACTTGGAAAATGGGTGTCAATTCCGACCCTACCTCGCCCTCTGGCAGGGATGGCAACAGATCCTCAGTCGATGATCCACACGAATTCATAGAGTCTGCGCAAAAGGCTCAGAAGCCCCAAAAGCCGCGACGAAAGGTTCTTGCTCTCGAGA
This genomic window from Pseudovibrio sp. M1P-2-3 contains:
- a CDS encoding J domain-containing protein, coding for MKLNSSLFDSIRVKPDKDRQANKSTPQCEWEGCVRPGVHKAPKGRDHEGQYFHFCVDHVKAYNKNYNYFNGMDDDAVRSYQKDSATGHRPTWKMGVNSDPTSPSGRDGNRSSVDDPHEFIESAQKAQKPQKPRRKVLALERRSLDTLNLGETATSEQIKSRYKELVKIHHPDANGGDRSSEDRLREVIQAYNTLKKAGLCD
- a CDS encoding BolA family protein translates to MTKDTIIYSKLMAEFSPILLEVIDESEQHRGHAGWREGGDTHFRIKIVSTEFSGKTRVAMHRMINECLAEELAGGIHALAIEARGA
- a CDS encoding HlyC/CorC family transporter gives rise to the protein MTEFPLWLSIGFIFFLLFLSGFFSGSETALTAASRARMHQLEKAGNKRALVVSKLIAARERLIGALLLGNNLVNILASAMATSLLLDLFGDAGVAYATLIMTLMVLIFSEVLPKTWAITHADNFALAVAPILKPLVSVLSPFVSAIQFLVRALLWCVGVKIDGSQAVLSAHDELRGTVDLQHKEGGLIKADRDRIGGLLDLAELEVSDVMVHRTKLVAINGGLPAEEIVQEVLSSPYTRIPVWKDNPDNFIGLLHVKNVLRALAAVKGDFEKFDLSEVIAPLWFVPDTTSLQGQLNAFLKRKSHFALAVDEYGEVMGLITLEDILEEIVGEIADEHDIDLPGLIPQADGSVIIEGSIPIRDLNRATDWDLPDEEATTIAGLVIHEARMIPEERQVFTFHGFRFTVLQREKNRITRLRVLPLTSTKRKVRQSTSQ